In the genome of Mercurialis annua linkage group LG8, ddMerAnnu1.2, whole genome shotgun sequence, the window TTGCATTGGCGTTCTTCCTCCGTTGTTCGATCTACCCTTTGTGGATCCTTACCATTTTTTCTACTGAAGAGGGCTCTCTCCTCTTCTTTGACTGAGGTTTTAGACATTTGTTTGTCTAATTCCTCTTGATTTGCCAACACATTTTCGAACTCATTCAAAGTTGGTTCCTTTGACCATCCACGGGTTGCGGTCGCAAGAGCATTAAACTCCGTACGTAGCCCGTGAGTGATAATTCTTCGCATTCGTTTCTCCGTGATTTTACTTTCAGGATCGAACTTTGAAatttcttggcataaagattTAACTTTAGAGAAGTATTGATTAACCGTTAAATCTTGTTGTGATACTGACAACAACTCGTTCTCGAGTTGTTGGAGCTTGACGTCATTCTTCCGAGTGTATACTCCAGCAAGATTGTCCCATGCCTCTTTGGGCGTCTTTGCGTCTTTGACGTGTTGCAGCAACTCGTCCTCCACTGATATTTATAAAGCATACATAGCTTTACCGGCCCTGAGCTTCCACTTTTTCAGGTCATCTTAATTTGTCGGGGGTGTCGTTTCACTCCCTCCGACGATCTCCCAGAGATCTTGGCCGAGCAAATAAAATTGCAAACGAGTACTCCATGTGCTATAGTTACTAGCATTGAGTTTGTCAAGGGTACTCACCGAAGTTGATAAATCCGCCATTTGTTCGGTTATTTTTGCTAATTAACCAAATCGCCTGGTCCCAGACCAATACTCTGCACGGTCCCTGACTGCGTGCTAGCGGCGTTTCAACGTAATACGATCCCGGATCGCTTGCTCGACCTTTCTTAAACGGTCCCTGACTGTcccgctctgataccacttgtAGAATTTTAGGAGGACTAAACTGAaacaaactatttttttattagtactAAAAATAACTTTTTCAAAAGACTCTTGCACTTATTGGCTTGCACACTCTCACGCACCCACTTGATGCACACACTCAGCACTAGACTTTCTCACGTTCTCTCTTTTTCATATATTCACAAAATGAGGTAAccacctatatatatataagcctTTAGGTCGGTGGGGTTTTCTAGAATTTT includes:
- the LOC126661823 gene encoding uncharacterized protein LOC126661823 — translated: MADLSTSVSTLDKLNASNYSTWSTRLQFYLLGQDLWEIVGGMEDELLQHVKDAKTPKEAWDNLAGVYTRKNDVKLQQLENELLSVSQQDLTVNQYFSKVKSLCQEISKFDPESKITEKRMRRIITHGLRTEFNALATATRGWSKEPTLNEFENVLANQEELDKQMSKTSVKEEERALFSRKNGKDPQRVDRTTEEERQCKKIGVDDNKKGGHYARDRWYKNVQGIVASTHPQVDTEEELDFQASAAVSDNLVNYDNDWIFDSGCSNHMSGDKEKFLNMLEYKGE